Proteins encoded together in one Pseudomonas sp. Seg1 window:
- a CDS encoding amino acid permease encodes MPVGNHLPHGETAQGGPLKRELGERHIRLMALGACIGVGLFLGSAKAIEMAGPAIMLSYILGGLAILVIMRALGEMAVHNPVAGSFSRYAQDYLGPLAGFLTGWNYWFLWLVTCVAEITAVAVYMGIWFPDVPRWIWALAALVSMGSINLIAVKAFGEFEFWFALIKIVTIIAMVIGGVGIIAFGFGNDGVALGISNLWAHGGFMPNGVTGVLMSLQMVMFAYLGVEMIGLTAGEAKNPQKTIPNAIGSVFWRILLFYVGALFVILSIYPWNEIGTQGSPFVMTFERLGIKTAAGIINFVVITAALSSCNGGIFSTGRMLYSLAQNGQAPAGFAKTSNGVPRRALLLSIFALLIGVLLNYLVPEKVFVWVTSIATFGAIWTWVMILLAQLKFRKGLSASERAGLKYKMWLYPLSSYCALAFLVLVVGLMAYFPDTRIALYVGPVFLVLLTVLFYVFKLQPTQVTQGAARSAS; translated from the coding sequence ATGCCAGTTGGCAATCACCTGCCCCACGGCGAAACCGCTCAGGGCGGTCCGCTCAAACGCGAACTCGGCGAACGGCATATTCGCCTGATGGCGCTCGGCGCCTGTATCGGCGTCGGCCTGTTTCTAGGTTCGGCCAAAGCCATCGAAATGGCCGGCCCGGCGATCATGCTTTCCTACATTCTTGGCGGTCTGGCGATCCTGGTGATCATGCGCGCCCTCGGCGAAATGGCCGTGCACAACCCGGTGGCCGGTTCGTTCAGCCGCTACGCGCAAGACTATCTCGGGCCTTTGGCGGGTTTCCTCACAGGCTGGAACTACTGGTTCCTGTGGCTGGTGACGTGCGTCGCGGAAATCACCGCCGTCGCCGTGTACATGGGCATCTGGTTCCCCGATGTGCCGCGCTGGATCTGGGCCCTCGCGGCGCTGGTCAGCATGGGCTCGATCAACCTGATCGCGGTGAAGGCCTTCGGTGAATTCGAATTCTGGTTCGCCCTGATCAAGATCGTCACCATCATCGCCATGGTGATCGGCGGCGTTGGCATCATCGCTTTCGGTTTCGGCAACGACGGCGTGGCCCTGGGAATTTCCAACCTCTGGGCGCACGGCGGTTTCATGCCCAATGGCGTGACCGGTGTGCTGATGTCGCTGCAAATGGTCATGTTCGCCTACCTCGGTGTCGAGATGATCGGCCTGACCGCCGGTGAAGCGAAGAACCCGCAGAAGACCATCCCTAACGCCATCGGCTCGGTGTTCTGGCGGATTCTGCTGTTCTACGTCGGTGCACTGTTCGTGATCCTGTCGATCTACCCATGGAATGAAATCGGCACGCAGGGCAGCCCGTTCGTGATGACCTTCGAACGTCTGGGCATCAAGACGGCGGCCGGCATCATCAACTTCGTGGTGATCACTGCGGCCCTGTCTTCCTGCAACGGCGGCATCTTCAGCACCGGGCGCATGCTCTACAGCCTGGCGCAGAATGGTCAGGCCCCGGCCGGTTTCGCCAAGACCTCCAACGGCGTGCCACGCCGGGCGTTGCTGCTGTCGATTTTTGCCTTGCTGATCGGCGTGTTGCTCAACTACCTGGTGCCGGAAAAAGTCTTCGTCTGGGTGACCTCGATTGCCACCTTCGGCGCGATCTGGACCTGGGTGATGATCCTGCTGGCGCAACTGAAATTCCGCAAAGGCCTGAGCGCCAGCGAGCGTGCGGGTCTGAAATACAAGATGTGGCTGTATCCGCTCAGTTCGTACTGTGCGCTGGCGTTTCTGGTGCTGGTGGTCGGCTTGATGGCGTACTTCCCGGACACGCGCATCGCGCTGTACGTAGGGCCGGTATTCCTGGTGCTGCTGACCGTGTTGTTTTACGTGTTCAAGTTGCAACCGACCCAAGTGACACAAGGTGCGGCGCGTTCGGCTTCGTAA
- a CDS encoding CS1 type fimbrial major subunit, with protein MIKQCTVAAVMVAAALTATATWAAREEHTFEVSLTVPSRPFYVIPAEPDWIHRPQRLDWNYVTSSLGSVHKNFDVRHDTSAIEARLEAVPYLSNGRAGEDIELRVAFNGVPLSAEMPPRQVVSQEEAAAGKRVLLEIDPVKPAGGYRPGEYSGNVLLLFNARAPGA; from the coding sequence ATGATCAAGCAATGCACCGTCGCCGCTGTGATGGTCGCGGCGGCCCTGACGGCCACCGCGACCTGGGCGGCCCGCGAAGAGCACACCTTCGAGGTCTCGCTGACCGTGCCCAGTCGGCCGTTTTACGTCATTCCGGCGGAGCCCGACTGGATTCACCGGCCACAGCGGCTCGACTGGAATTACGTCACCTCAAGCCTGGGCAGCGTGCACAAGAATTTCGACGTACGTCACGACACCAGTGCGATCGAAGCGCGCCTGGAAGCCGTGCCCTACCTGTCCAACGGCAGGGCTGGTGAGGATATCGAATTGCGCGTCGCCTTCAATGGCGTGCCATTGAGCGCAGAGATGCCGCCGCGCCAGGTGGTTTCCCAAGAGGAAGCGGCGGCGGGCAAACGCGTGCTGCTGGAAATCGATCCGGTCAAACCCGCCGGGGGTTATCGCCCCGGCGAGTACAGCGGCAATGTGCTGTTGTTGTTCAATGCCAGGGCGCCCGGTGCGTGA
- a CDS encoding NEL-type E3 ubiquitin ligase domain-containing protein gives MVRHLAHPPARQTQSRQSQGLGFAEQGRRTAGQTRYLHVCRSAVASQTQGALRRRHRRQNHLAAFVHAQGQTLVGHRHLGGATARTVSLLDAALHNFAKDEQVDAASAFISKPDALGHFEVLTLANLSISEFQTLCRELDIGAQYKKHLESYLLSGDAVADAVLKHKVVESQKDALTVAAQLALITGDIQYDVYKLMLELTKDKPRLVLNGRRMQCCDLSMMDNRLTGITLLIPARPDTRGINRLIVYLPHDPDHPLKEYASVDAFIEELARQLREDKLAASSQMTYRQFFSQFVDQQQRGHFFASLEQRLFKLQWHPPGDPTDQRPTWRKEPVPRPRLQIDTIAVPADYWRHVYQQKLNKILNDGREIAVSTADTDSNTRWAWWDNFKKIVSDIFNAALLIATPFVPFLGELMMAYTVYQLTSDVIEGIVDLAEGLGQEAAEHVISVVTDVIQLAAFSAGTAIGSTLRVKFSKLVDDMKPVRLPSGKASLWHPDLGPYEQKNLALSVASKPDRLGLHRHGNDLLLPLDGKLYKVQKATTEPAHKTHRIEHPSRANAYQPTLEHNDHGAWLHEAENPEDWSGPTLMRRLGHSVERFSPLELEQIRVASGTDAEELRRMHIDNSPPPPVLADTIKRYKAYDDADTTIADIRAGRPIDAQSVWFEPIITRLPGWPTERALRVCENADLSGHSRQYGNPAATEADTLSIGLPDLTAGRLPERAAVFLTDSEMRALAGREVPAAQRPQAMRNLLADAVDDLQGDLASRIYQGTERSNKADVRVMTQTFPDMPLSLAEKTLAQARPAELERIVSENRLPLRIKTQAREANFEATTARAYDGFYHDERVVPDTERLALNTLRTFSDSFGEMRLEVRDGTYDGPLRCSVGPDEPASVRRLIRDEHGRYEVLDGDNRTLHAPADFYEALLQALPEDKRQQIGYQKGQGRLLKLWIMDKTAAPAERRVLLAEPPVRPVASIETVELVRGWPWPFGEKTFEERIKQLFPKLNERQVNNFAEALRAKPDPEAALQQLKDQLKELRSTLARWRNSQPVGLDSAGEPIHGVSAEFLRTGGLHLEERLLDCFERKNEAFAERDQHPDQGYTLDLSSDLSRPDHDRWWNEMRRQPGMKKYLDQITALKIDNGRFSPDSQLLNDLPQLRQLSARQCGLNNVPSAIGEMRDLQTLDLTDNRIRLNDESAARLSGLTRLQSLRLTGNPLGQAPDVGRMYRLNELSLANSDIRDWPRGLFRVANAPRHRPRSFALDMRRSPITTVPEVTPGSDEAFILSRARFDTQRLVDGDRIHYGNYRESAGFSRQQAYSPAVENEVSHWLSSDEPTTFSASQSLRRQREESWQDVMAEPGSEDLFRIIREQRESEDYRSERSRKRLTRRVWELIEAAALDTDLREQLFEQARAPETCQDGNAQLFNSMGLKVLVSKAYAERTSARTLDDNLVRLARSAARLERVGDIAREEVSRQQQRNLINPSVNLPPDQFEVHLAFETGLAERLGLPWQSDGMMYQLRSGVDQGMIDRAYDTIIERERGEGLANGMLDLYVDGFWERHLRRTHPTQFEANDQVFEEQHRRLEELRELQTQWVNTTDPTRLNPLARRMEALARQLNAREAEIFSGEVMSDAYYSRLLSDLAYTRNDLARQLTHKALQTAGLEEKPKPSSPTPNPRQP, from the coding sequence GTGGTACGCCACCTCGCACACCCTCCAGCACGACAAACTCAAAGCCGCCAATCTCAAGGCCTGGGCTTCGCAGAACAAGGTCGACGTACTGCTGGCCAAACTCGATATCTACACGTTTGCCGCTCCGCTGTTGCAAGCCAAACTCAAGGAGCGCTGCGGCGTCGACATCGACGTCAAAACCACCTGGCTGCGTTTGTACATGCCCAAGGACAAACCCTGGTGGGCCATCGACATCTCGGGGGGGCCACGGCCCGCACGGTGTCGTTGCTGGATGCCGCACTGCACAATTTCGCCAAAGACGAACAGGTCGATGCCGCCTCGGCGTTCATCAGCAAACCCGATGCGCTGGGCCACTTCGAGGTGCTTACGCTGGCCAATCTGAGCATCAGCGAGTTCCAGACGCTGTGCCGGGAACTGGACATTGGCGCGCAGTACAAAAAACATCTGGAAAGCTATCTTTTGTCCGGCGACGCCGTCGCCGATGCGGTGCTCAAGCACAAAGTCGTCGAGAGCCAGAAAGACGCACTCACGGTGGCGGCACAGTTGGCGTTGATCACCGGCGACATTCAGTACGACGTCTACAAACTGATGCTGGAATTGACCAAGGACAAACCCCGGCTGGTGCTCAATGGCCGCAGAATGCAGTGCTGCGATCTTTCGATGATGGACAACCGCCTGACCGGCATCACCCTGCTGATCCCCGCCAGACCCGACACCCGTGGCATCAATCGGTTGATCGTGTACCTGCCCCACGACCCCGACCACCCGCTCAAGGAGTACGCCTCGGTCGATGCGTTTATCGAGGAACTGGCGCGGCAGTTGCGTGAGGATAAACTCGCTGCATCCTCACAAATGACCTATCGACAATTCTTCAGCCAGTTTGTCGATCAACAACAGCGCGGGCATTTTTTCGCCAGCCTCGAGCAACGCCTGTTCAAGCTGCAATGGCATCCGCCCGGGGATCCGACGGATCAACGCCCGACATGGCGCAAAGAGCCGGTGCCGCGACCACGCCTGCAAATCGATACCATCGCGGTGCCCGCCGATTACTGGCGACACGTCTACCAGCAAAAGCTCAACAAGATCCTCAACGATGGCCGCGAGATCGCCGTGTCCACTGCCGATACCGACAGCAACACGCGCTGGGCATGGTGGGACAACTTCAAGAAAATCGTCTCGGACATCTTCAATGCCGCCCTGCTGATCGCCACGCCGTTCGTGCCGTTTCTCGGCGAGTTGATGATGGCCTACACCGTGTACCAACTGACCAGCGACGTCATCGAAGGCATTGTCGATCTGGCCGAGGGACTGGGGCAGGAAGCCGCAGAGCATGTGATCAGCGTGGTCACCGACGTGATTCAGCTGGCGGCCTTCAGTGCCGGAACCGCCATCGGCTCGACTTTGCGCGTCAAGTTTTCCAAGTTGGTCGACGACATGAAACCCGTGCGTTTGCCCAGTGGCAAAGCCAGCCTCTGGCATCCGGATCTTGGCCCTTACGAACAGAAGAATCTGGCGCTGTCGGTGGCTTCGAAACCCGACCGACTGGGCCTCCACCGTCATGGCAACGACCTGCTGCTGCCGCTCGACGGCAAGCTGTACAAGGTGCAGAAAGCCACGACCGAACCGGCGCACAAGACCCACCGCATCGAACACCCCTCACGCGCCAACGCCTATCAGCCGACCCTTGAGCACAACGATCACGGCGCCTGGCTGCACGAAGCGGAAAACCCCGAGGATTGGTCAGGCCCGACCCTGATGCGCCGGCTCGGCCACAGCGTCGAACGCTTCTCGCCGCTGGAGCTGGAGCAGATCCGCGTCGCCAGCGGCACCGACGCTGAAGAGTTGCGACGCATGCACATCGACAACAGCCCGCCGCCACCGGTACTGGCCGACACGATCAAGCGTTACAAGGCCTATGACGATGCAGACACCACCATCGCCGATATTCGCGCCGGGCGGCCGATCGACGCGCAATCGGTGTGGTTTGAACCGATCATCACCCGACTGCCCGGCTGGCCAACCGAGCGGGCATTGCGCGTGTGTGAAAACGCTGACCTCAGCGGCCACTCGCGCCAGTACGGCAATCCGGCCGCCACCGAGGCCGATACCCTGAGCATCGGCCTGCCGGATCTGACCGCCGGCCGACTGCCCGAGCGAGCGGCGGTGTTTCTCACCGACAGCGAAATGCGCGCCTTGGCCGGTCGTGAAGTCCCGGCAGCACAGCGTCCCCAGGCCATGCGCAATCTGCTCGCCGATGCGGTAGATGACCTTCAGGGTGATTTGGCTTCGCGCATTTATCAGGGTACGGAACGCTCCAACAAGGCCGACGTACGGGTCATGACCCAGACCTTCCCGGACATGCCTCTGAGCCTCGCCGAAAAAACACTGGCCCAGGCCCGACCGGCCGAGCTGGAGCGGATTGTCAGCGAAAACCGCCTGCCCCTGCGCATCAAGACGCAGGCCCGCGAGGCCAACTTCGAAGCCACCACGGCCCGCGCCTACGACGGTTTCTACCATGACGAACGGGTGGTGCCGGACACCGAACGGCTTGCGCTCAACACCCTGCGCACTTTTAGCGACAGTTTTGGCGAGATGCGCCTGGAAGTGCGTGACGGCACTTACGACGGCCCGTTGCGTTGCAGCGTCGGTCCGGACGAACCTGCCAGCGTCAGACGCCTGATCCGCGATGAACACGGCCGCTACGAAGTGCTCGACGGCGACAACCGTACCCTGCACGCCCCCGCCGACTTTTACGAAGCGCTGCTGCAGGCCCTGCCGGAGGACAAGCGTCAGCAGATCGGTTATCAGAAAGGTCAGGGACGCTTGCTGAAACTCTGGATCATGGACAAAACCGCGGCACCGGCCGAACGTCGGGTACTCCTCGCCGAGCCGCCCGTGCGCCCGGTGGCGAGCATTGAAACCGTCGAGCTGGTGCGTGGCTGGCCATGGCCGTTCGGCGAAAAAACCTTCGAGGAGCGCATCAAACAGTTGTTTCCAAAACTGAACGAGCGTCAGGTGAACAACTTTGCCGAAGCCTTGCGCGCCAAACCGGATCCCGAAGCGGCGCTGCAACAGCTCAAGGACCAACTCAAGGAACTGCGCAGCACACTGGCACGCTGGCGCAACAGTCAGCCGGTGGGACTGGACAGTGCCGGCGAACCGATTCATGGCGTTTCGGCCGAGTTCCTGCGCACTGGCGGACTGCACCTGGAGGAGCGCCTGCTCGATTGCTTTGAACGCAAGAACGAGGCGTTCGCCGAGCGCGATCAGCATCCAGATCAAGGCTACACGCTGGATTTATCCTCCGACCTTTCCCGCCCGGATCACGACCGTTGGTGGAACGAAATGCGCCGGCAACCCGGCATGAAAAAATACCTCGATCAGATCACCGCACTGAAAATCGACAATGGACGCTTCTCCCCGGACAGCCAATTGCTCAATGACCTGCCGCAACTGCGCCAGTTGAGCGCCCGCCAGTGCGGCCTTAACAACGTGCCATCAGCCATCGGCGAAATGCGTGATCTGCAGACCCTCGACCTGACCGATAACCGCATCAGGCTCAATGACGAATCGGCCGCACGTCTGAGCGGCCTCACCCGCCTGCAATCGCTGCGCTTGACCGGCAACCCGTTGGGTCAGGCGCCGGACGTCGGGCGCATGTATCGCTTGAATGAATTGAGTCTGGCCAACAGCGATATCCGCGACTGGCCGCGCGGTCTGTTCCGGGTCGCCAATGCACCGCGCCATCGCCCGCGCAGTTTTGCCTTGGACATGCGCCGATCCCCGATCACCACCGTCCCTGAGGTCACGCCCGGCTCCGATGAAGCGTTCATCCTCTCCCGCGCGCGCTTCGATACCCAGCGGCTGGTTGATGGCGACCGCATTCATTACGGCAACTATCGCGAGTCGGCGGGGTTCAGCCGCCAGCAAGCGTATTCCCCAGCGGTGGAAAACGAAGTCAGCCATTGGCTGTCATCGGATGAGCCAACGACGTTCAGCGCATCACAGTCGCTCAGGCGACAGCGCGAAGAATCCTGGCAGGACGTGATGGCCGAGCCCGGCTCCGAGGATTTGTTCAGGATTATCCGCGAACAAAGAGAGAGCGAGGATTACCGCTCCGAGCGATCACGCAAGAGACTCACCCGACGCGTCTGGGAACTGATCGAGGCCGCCGCCCTTGACACCGACCTGCGTGAACAATTGTTCGAACAGGCCCGTGCGCCGGAAACCTGCCAGGACGGCAACGCTCAACTGTTCAACTCCATGGGGCTGAAGGTGCTGGTGTCCAAAGCCTACGCCGAGCGGACCTCGGCCAGAACACTGGACGATAACCTGGTGCGGCTGGCCCGCAGTGCTGCGCGCCTGGAAAGAGTGGGTGATATCGCCCGCGAAGAAGTCAGCCGCCAGCAACAACGGAACCTGATCAACCCTTCAGTCAATCTGCCACCGGATCAATTTGAAGTGCACCTGGCCTTCGAAACGGGACTGGCCGAGCGTCTGGGCCTGCCATGGCAGTCCGACGGCATGATGTATCAACTGCGCTCAGGCGTAGACCAAGGCATGATCGACCGGGCCTACGACACGATCATCGAGCGCGAACGTGGCGAGGGGCTGGCCAACGGCATGCTCGACTTGTATGTCGACGGCTTCTGGGAGCGCCATTTGCGCAGAACCCATCCCACGCAATTTGAAGCCAATGACCAGGTGTTCGAAGAACAGCATCGGCGACTGGAAGAGTTGCGTGAATTACAGACACAGTGGGTCAACACCACAGACCCCACGCGACTGAATCCACTGGCCCGCCGCATGGAGGCTCTGGCCAGACAGTTGAACGCACGCGAAGCTGAAATCTTCAGCGGCGAAGTCATGAGCGATGCCTACTACAGCCGGCTGTTGAGCGACCTGGCGTACACACGCAATGACCTGGCCAGACAACTGACCCACAAGGCGCTGCAGACTGCCGGTCTTGAGGAGAAACCCAAACCGTCTAGCCCAACTCCGAATCCCAGACAACCGTGA
- a CDS encoding transglycosylase domain-containing protein, which produces MGALWQTDSSKAVVPTERVDDQAPVPEKPRRSRHGWKAFWLLLLIIAVVVGLAASKEMRTSRFQSRELSQYAASLTYKLEPGPSEAIRYPGNGPFDLRLGYSSLDEFLPRLLKRNYVVTEQTRFSPALLSYTDKGLFVPYSEKIQAGLSITDCRAAPLYKYNYPQQLYASFAAIPPVVVNSLLFIENRFLLDPKQPLANPAVDWPRFGMAAWSQVAKLLHLPGQSAGGSTLATQLEKYRHSPDGLTVSGAEKIRQMISASVRAYQPGPETLGARQNIIRDYLNSVPLSAVPGHGEVHGMAEGLRVWYGTDFNKANEQLNSPATDPKTMAEKGLALREMLSLMIAQRRPSHYLTKGHEELADLTDSHLRLLKQSGVIDSALADAALASTVTYRDWQTQPTIQPIETNKGISVARSRLASMLNRPLYDLDRLDLSATSTLQGDLQTQATAYLKKLADPAYAGEIGLLGERLLTPTSTTQVRYSFTLFELTPDGSRVRVQTDSTDQPFDINEGSKLELGSTAKMRVLTTYLQIIAELHDKYGAMSVPELKKVEVPDQDRLSQWVIDYLIQNKDHDLSKMLGAALDRKYSASPGEAFFTGGGLHVFHNFRKEDNGRMPTLRDALRESINLPFIRLMRDVVRYVTYSGPNSSAELLKDDRDPRRQEYLANFADREGTSFLLKFWKKYKNKDTQARLDTFLDSMRPTPIRMAAVHRYLLPNASQEDFNSFVRSHLKGAKLTEKLTDDRLIRLYDSYGPGSYDLPDQGFIAKVHPLDLWLMGYLLNNPDATFSQMVKASQFERQEVYSWLFKSKHKGARDSRIRTMLEIEAFLEIHQRWQKVGYPFDHLVPSLATAIGSSGDRPAALAELIGTILNDGVRMPTLRIDSLHFAAGTPYETRLVNDPHVGKRVMPSEVATAMREALSQVVDAGTAKRVSGSFKLADGSPLAMGGKTGTGDNRIEAIGSGGRILSSKSINRTATFVFYIGDHHFGTLTAFVPGRSAENFKFTSALPVQVLKGMAPILTPYLQPGSDSQCRPAENTQVTLVTAPAVERL; this is translated from the coding sequence ATGGGCGCTTTGTGGCAGACCGATTCGAGTAAAGCCGTGGTTCCGACTGAACGTGTGGATGATCAAGCGCCTGTCCCTGAAAAACCCCGCCGCAGCCGGCACGGGTGGAAGGCTTTCTGGTTGTTGCTGCTGATTATCGCGGTGGTGGTGGGTCTGGCTGCCTCCAAGGAAATGCGCACCTCGCGTTTTCAATCCCGGGAACTCAGCCAATATGCCGCCTCGCTGACCTACAAACTGGAGCCGGGCCCCAGTGAAGCCATTCGTTATCCGGGCAACGGTCCGTTCGACCTGCGGCTGGGTTACAGCTCCCTCGATGAATTTCTGCCGCGCCTGCTCAAGCGCAACTATGTCGTCACCGAGCAGACGCGTTTTTCACCGGCCCTGCTGAGCTACACCGACAAAGGCCTGTTTGTGCCCTACTCCGAGAAAATCCAGGCCGGGCTGTCGATCACCGATTGCCGCGCCGCACCGCTGTACAAGTACAACTATCCGCAGCAACTGTATGCGAGCTTCGCGGCGATTCCACCAGTGGTGGTCAACAGCCTGCTGTTCATTGAAAACCGCTTCCTGCTCGACCCCAAGCAACCCCTGGCCAACCCGGCTGTGGACTGGCCACGGTTCGGCATGGCCGCGTGGTCACAGGTGGCGAAGTTGCTGCACCTGCCCGGGCAATCTGCCGGGGGCAGTACCCTGGCGACGCAACTGGAGAAATACCGGCACTCGCCCGATGGCCTGACGGTGTCCGGCGCCGAGAAGATTCGCCAGATGATTTCCGCCAGCGTGCGCGCCTATCAGCCCGGCCCGGAAACCCTCGGCGCGCGGCAGAACATCATTCGCGACTACCTCAACAGCGTGCCGCTGTCCGCCGTGCCCGGCCATGGCGAGGTGCACGGCATGGCCGAAGGGCTGCGGGTCTGGTACGGCACGGATTTCAACAAGGCCAACGAACAGTTGAACAGCCCTGCGACCGATCCGAAAACCATGGCCGAAAAAGGCCTGGCCTTGCGTGAAATGCTCTCGCTGATGATTGCCCAGCGGCGCCCGTCGCATTACCTGACCAAGGGCCACGAAGAACTCGCCGACCTTACCGACAGCCACTTGCGCCTGCTCAAGCAGAGCGGCGTGATCGACAGCGCCCTCGCCGACGCGGCACTGGCCAGCACCGTCACCTACCGCGACTGGCAGACCCAGCCGACCATTCAGCCGATTGAAACCAACAAAGGCATCAGCGTCGCCCGCAGCCGTTTGGCGAGCATGCTCAATCGTCCGCTGTACGACCTCGACCGTCTCGACCTCTCGGCCACCAGCACTCTGCAGGGCGACCTGCAAACCCAGGCCACCGCCTATCTGAAGAAACTCGCCGACCCGGCCTACGCCGGCGAAATCGGCCTGCTCGGCGAACGCCTGTTGACCCCCACCAGCACCACTCAAGTGCGCTACAGCTTCACCCTGTTCGAACTGACCCCGGACGGCTCGCGGGTGCGGGTGCAGACCGACAGCACCGACCAGCCGTTCGACATCAACGAGGGCAGCAAACTCGAACTCGGCTCGACGGCGAAGATGCGCGTGCTCACCACCTACCTGCAAATCATCGCCGAGTTGCACGACAAATACGGCGCCATGAGCGTGCCGGAACTGAAGAAAGTCGAAGTGCCGGATCAGGATCGCCTCAGCCAATGGGTCATCGACTATCTGATCCAGAACAAGGATCACGACCTGTCGAAGATGCTCGGCGCCGCCCTCGATCGCAAATACTCGGCCAGCCCCGGCGAGGCGTTTTTCACCGGTGGCGGGCTGCACGTGTTCCACAACTTTCGCAAGGAAGACAACGGGCGCATGCCGACCCTGCGTGATGCGTTGCGTGAGTCGATCAACCTGCCGTTCATTCGCCTGATGCGCGATGTGGTGCGCTACGTCACCTACTCCGGTCCCAACAGCAGCGCCGAACTGCTCAAGGACGACCGCGACCCGCGACGTCAGGAATACCTGGCCAATTTCGCCGACCGCGAAGGCACTTCGTTCCTGCTCAAGTTCTGGAAAAAGTACAAAAACAAGGACACCCAGGCGCGCCTCGACACCTTCCTCGACAGCATGCGCCCGACCCCGATCCGCATGGCCGCCGTGCACCGTTACCTGTTGCCGAACGCCAGTCAGGAAGATTTCAACAGCTTCGTGCGCTCGCACCTCAAGGGCGCCAAGCTCACCGAGAAACTCACCGATGATCGCCTGATCAGGCTCTACGATTCCTATGGCCCGGGCAGTTACGACCTGCCGGATCAAGGCTTCATCGCCAAGGTGCACCCGCTCGACCTGTGGCTGATGGGTTACCTGTTGAACAACCCCGACGCGACGTTTAGCCAGATGGTCAAGGCCAGCCAGTTCGAGCGTCAGGAAGTCTACAGCTGGCTGTTCAAGAGCAAGCACAAGGGCGCGCGCGACAGCCGCATCCGCACCATGCTCGAGATCGAAGCGTTCCTGGAAATCCATCAGCGCTGGCAGAAAGTCGGCTACCCGTTCGATCATCTGGTGCCGTCGCTGGCAACCGCCATCGGCAGCTCCGGCGACCGCCCGGCCGCCCTGGCCGAGCTGATCGGCACCATCCTCAACGACGGCGTGCGCATGCCGACCCTACGCATCGACAGCCTGCACTTCGCCGCCGGAACCCCCTATGAAACCCGACTGGTCAATGACCCGCATGTCGGCAAACGGGTGATGCCGTCGGAAGTTGCGACAGCCATGCGTGAAGCCTTGTCGCAGGTGGTGGACGCAGGCACGGCAAAACGTGTTTCCGGCAGTTTCAAACTGGCTGATGGCAGCCCGCTGGCCATGGGTGGCAAAACCGGTACCGGCGACAACCGGATCGAGGCCATCGGCTCAGGCGGAAGGATCCTCAGCTCGAAGTCGATCAACCGCACGGCGACCTTCGTTTTCTACATCGGCGATCACCATTTCGGCACCCTCACCGCGTTCGTTCCGGGGCGTTCTGCGGAGAACTTCAAATTCACCTCAGCCCTGCCGGTACAGGTGCTCAAGGGCATGGCACCGATTCTCACACCGTACTTGCAACCGGGTAGTGACTCGCAATGCCGGCCTGCGGAAAACACCCAGGTCACCCTGGTCACAGCACCTGCCGTCGAGCGTCTTTGA
- a CDS encoding transposase, giving the protein MPLKPNSHLLRTGRYSEVDRAYLITTVVHSRQRIFSDWKLGRLLVAELRRAHDQGLVDSIAWVVMPDHLHWLLQLKDTSLGKVVGAVKSRCTLKINQVTGRQGPLWQTGYHDRAIRDGEDLRPYARYIIANPLRAGLVEKIGDYPLWDACWL; this is encoded by the coding sequence GTGCCCTTAAAACCAAACTCGCATCTTTTACGCACAGGTCGATATTCCGAAGTTGATCGGGCCTACTTGATCACGACTGTCGTTCATTCTCGGCAACGCATTTTTTCCGACTGGAAATTGGGAAGACTACTGGTGGCAGAATTGCGACGTGCTCATGACCAAGGTCTCGTTGATTCCATTGCTTGGGTAGTAATGCCTGATCACCTTCATTGGCTGCTTCAACTGAAAGATACCAGTCTGGGAAAAGTCGTCGGCGCTGTAAAATCGCGCTGTACTCTAAAAATCAACCAAGTGACCGGACGACAAGGGCCTCTCTGGCAAACCGGCTACCACGACCGCGCCATCCGCGACGGAGAAGACTTGCGCCCCTATGCCCGCTACATCATCGCCAACCCACTACGGGCCGGACTGGTAGAAAAGATAGGCGACTATCCACTCTGGGATGCCTGCTGGCTCTGA